One Gelria sp. Kuro-4 DNA segment encodes these proteins:
- a CDS encoding 2-hydroxyacid dehydrogenase, producing MEQIVFLDDVECAKYQELLEPLQRFGGLTVYTTVPKNNRELLERVHDATVVCFGLSHFTKEVLSACPDLKLLCFLGTGVWDYVDLEAANKLRIAVMNVADYGTNAVAEHVLALMLAVNRHICEAHQRVLWGIWDQSGLAGVELAGSTLGIVGLGRIGRRVAEIGLQLGMRVCGYDNVPPQQWPGFQQIEFMSLRNVVRTADYLTIHLPGLPETQNVVNADVLKLLKKDAVVINTSRGEVLDNEFLAHLLRTGRIRGAGLDVFPTEPPGNDNPYLGLTNVVLTPHIGFATRNAIQRLLQTAVQQIADFLVDEQRVVVNAQEKESINN from the coding sequence ATGGAACAGATCGTCTTTCTAGACGATGTGGAGTGTGCCAAGTATCAAGAGCTGCTGGAGCCCCTACAACGGTTTGGTGGATTAACGGTCTACACGACGGTGCCAAAGAATAACCGCGAGCTGCTAGAACGTGTCCACGATGCCACCGTTGTCTGCTTTGGACTGTCCCATTTTACCAAGGAGGTCCTGAGTGCCTGCCCGGATCTTAAACTTCTTTGTTTTCTGGGAACGGGGGTGTGGGACTATGTAGACTTGGAAGCTGCAAACAAGCTGCGTATTGCTGTCATGAATGTGGCTGACTATGGTACCAACGCTGTGGCCGAGCATGTATTGGCCCTGATGCTAGCTGTTAACCGCCATATCTGCGAGGCACACCAAAGGGTACTGTGGGGTATTTGGGACCAAAGTGGCTTGGCAGGAGTGGAACTGGCGGGCAGCACGCTGGGGATCGTTGGACTTGGGAGAATTGGCCGCAGGGTTGCAGAAATTGGGTTACAGTTAGGTATGCGGGTATGCGGTTATGACAATGTGCCACCGCAACAATGGCCCGGCTTCCAGCAAATTGAGTTCATGTCTCTACGCAATGTTGTAAGAACCGCCGATTACCTTACCATTCATTTGCCTGGACTTCCAGAGACACAGAACGTGGTGAATGCGGACGTACTTAAATTGCTAAAAAAGGACGCAGTCGTTATTAACACATCTCGAGGTGAGGTTTTGGATAATGAATTCTTGGCCCATCTCTTGAGAACGGGAAGAATCAGGGGAGCGGGATTAGACGTCTTCCCTACAGAACCGCCAGGTAACGATAACCCATACCTAGGGTTAACCAACGTGGTGCTTACTCCCCACATCGGCTTTGCCACAAGAAATGCGATCCAGCGCCTACTGCAAACCGCTGTACAGCAAATAGCAGATTTCCTCGTAGATGAGCAGCGAGTAGTTGTGAATGCCCAGGAAAAAGAATCTATTAATAATTAA